In Gossypium arboreum isolate Shixiya-1 chromosome 6, ASM2569848v2, whole genome shotgun sequence, the following are encoded in one genomic region:
- the LOC108486472 gene encoding leucine aminopeptidase 1, translating to MVATIVASLPSFLLASSVAHSSSTSSLIFNKLRSSPRLRFSFAVAPLCSRRAKFMAHTLASANLGLTQPANIESPKIAFAAKEIDVGEWKGDMLAVGVTEKDMTKDENSKFQNSILKNLDRLLGGLLAEVSSEEDFTGKSGQSTVLRLPGLGSKRVGLIGLGQSALSPSAFRGLGEAVAAAAKTAQANSVAVVLASSEGLSNESKLGFASAIASGTVLGLHEDNRYKSESKKPQLKSLDILGLGTGPELEKKLKYAEDVSSAIVFGRELVNSPANVLTPAALAEEASKIASSYSDVIYANILTAEQCKELKMGSYLGVAAASDNPPYFIHLCYKPSSGPIKAKLALVGKGLTFDSGGYNIKTGPGCSIDVMKIDMGGSAAVLGAAKALGQIKPPGVEVHFIVASCENMISGTGMRPGDILTASNGKTIEVNNTDAEGRLTLADALVYACNQGVEKIVDLATLTGACIVALGPSIAGVFTPSDELAKEVFEASEISGEKFWRMPLEESYWESMKSGVADMVNTGGRPGGAITAALFLKQFVDEKVQWMHIDLAGPVWNEKKRVATGFGVSTLVEWVLKNSS from the exons ATGGTGGCCACCATTGTAGCGTCTTTGCCTTCTTTTCTTTTAGCTTCATCTGTTGCTCACTCTTCTTCTACTTCGTCTTTGATTTTCAACAAGTTACGGTCTTCACCAAGGCTCAGATTTTCTTTTGCAGTTGCTCCTTTGTGTTCTCGAAGAGCCAAATTTATGGCACATACTCTCGCTTCCGCCAATCTTGGTCTTACTCAGCCCGCCAACATCGAAAGCCCCAAG ATCGCATTTGCTGCAAAAGAGATCGATGTGGGAGAATGGAAAGGGGACATGCTTGCTGTTGGTGTCACTGAGAAAGACATGACCAAGGATGAAAACtccaagtttcaaaactcaattTTGAAGAACTTAGACAGGCTGTTAGGTGGTCTTTTAGCTGAGGTCTCCTCCGAGGAGGATTTCACAGGGAAATCTGGCCAATCAACAGTTCTTAGACTTCCTGGCCTTGGCTCGAAACGGGTTGGTTTGATTGGTCTTGGACAATCAGCTTTATCACCATCTGCTTTCCGTGGACTCGGCGAGGCTGTTGCTGCAGCAGCAAAGACTGCTCAAGCCAATAGCGTGGCTGTGGTCCTTGCCTCATCCGAAGGCCTCTCAAATGAGTCCAAGCTTGGGTTTGCTTCAGCAATAGCATCTG GAACGGTGTTGGGATTACACGAAGATAATAGATACAAGTCAGAGTCAAAGAAACCACAGCTTAAATCTTTGGATATTCTTGGTCTTGGAACTGGACCAGAGTTGGAGAAGAAGCTCAAGTATGCTGAAGATGTTTCTTCTGCCATAGTATTTGGAAGAGAGCTTGTGAACTCACCAGCCAATGTACTTACCCCCG CTGCACTAGCAGAAGAGGCTTCAAAAATTGCTTCCTCGTACAGCGATGTTATATATGCAAACATCTTGACCGCAGAGCAATGCAAGGAGTTGAAGATGGGATCTTACCTGGGAGTTGCTGCAGCATCTGATAATCCCCCTTATTTCATCCATTTGTGCTACAAACCCTCGAGTGGACCTATTAAAGCCAAGTTAGCATTAGTTGGAAAAGGATTGACTTTTGACAG TGGTGGCTACAATATCAAGACTGGACCTGGTTGCTCAATTGATGTCATGAAGATAGACATGGGAGGTTCTGCAGCAGTTCTTGGTGCAGCGAAAGCTCTCGGGCAAATCAAACCTCCTGGAGTTGAG GTTCATTTTATTGTTGCATCTTGTGAAAACATGATAAGTGGAACGGGTATGAGACCTGGAGATATCCTCACAGCATCAAATGGAAAGACTATTGAG GTTAATAACACTGATGCAGAAGGCAGGCTTACACTCGCAGATGCTTTGGTATATGCTTGCAACCAAGGTGTCGAGAAG ATAGTCGACCTGGCAACACTAACTGGGGCTTGTATTGTTGCTCTTGGACCGTCGATTGCAG GCGTCTTCACACCTAGTGATGAACTTGCAAAGGAGGTATTCGAAGCTTCAGAGATCAGTGGTGAGAAATTTTGGAGGATGCCACTAGAGGAAAGCTATTGGGAGTCTATGAAATCAGGAGTTGCTGATATGGTAAATACCGGTGGTCGTCCAGGTGGTGCTATCACAGCTGCTCTGTTCTTGAAACAG TTCGTTGATGAAAAAGTACAATGGATGCACATTGACTTGGCTGGCCCTGTCTGGAATGAAAAGAAGCGCGTAGCAACCGGCTTTGGCGTCTCAACTTTGGTGGAATGGGTGCTGAAAAACTCCTCTTAA